A stretch of Lathyrus oleraceus cultivar Zhongwan6 chromosome 6, CAAS_Psat_ZW6_1.0, whole genome shotgun sequence DNA encodes these proteins:
- the LOC127095293 gene encoding uncharacterized protein LOC127095293 → MSQHSSSTSSHSSSSHHRKTPSMEFVDEDVMDVTPLCMIPGDTPGPSSKAGDNQGNTFGNSSLPKDMHYGDRAIRNLATRILREGHEVKGVSTPLSRREPSPEEEPHADKDEDSSKSEKECAAEGLCSLGKTLHSKKPNVPQEKIIDLEEGSTEGEDDPLVHLVKPSVAEKLRTKKGKRVAKMRAARVKKTADGAVKWKYVIQRRVAIERELGQEAVEVKEVIELIKNAGLMKTVVTLPQCYQGLVKEFIVNIPEDIHDKNSREFCKSLVMPVT, encoded by the exons atgtctcaacattcATCATCAACTAGTTCACATTCATCATCTTCTCACCATAGAAAAACTCCCTCAATGGAGTTCGTAGACGAAGATGTGATGGACGTCACTCCACTCTGCATGATACCAGGCGACACCCCAGGTCCCTCGTCCAAAGCTGGAGATAACCAAGGTAATACATTTGGTAACTCCTCTCTCCCAAAAGACATGCATTATGGTGATCGTGCAATAAGGAACCTAGCCACTAGGATTCTGAGAGAAGGGCATGAAGTCAAaggggtttctacccctctgtctagaagggaaCCCTCTCCTGAGGAAGAACctcatgctgataaagatgaGGACTCATCTAAATCAGAAAAAGAATGTGCTGCTGAAGGGCTttgctctctaggtaaaaccctacaTAGCAAGAAACCAAATGTGCCTCAAGAAAAGATTATTGACCTAGAGGAAGGAAGCACTGAAGGAGAGGATGATCCTTTGGTTCATCTGGTAAAACCGAGTGTAGCTGAAAAACTGAGAACTAAGAAAGGAAAAAGGGTGGCTAAAATGAGAGCTGCTAGAGTGAAAAAGACTGCAG atggAGCAGTAAAGTGGAAATATGTCATTCAGAGAAGAGTAGCCATTGAAAGAGAACTTGGACAAgaagctgtagaggtaaaggaagtaATTGAGCTGATCAAAAATGCTGGACTCATGAAGACTGTGGTAACTCTACCCCAATGCTATCAGGGGTTGGTTaaagagtttattgttaatatccctgaggatattcaTGATAAGAACAGCAGGGAGTTTTGCAAG tccttagTGATGCCTGTTAcgtaa